In Elaeis guineensis isolate ETL-2024a chromosome 1, EG11, whole genome shotgun sequence, a genomic segment contains:
- the LOC105040019 gene encoding WD repeat-containing protein VIP3, with translation MKLAGLKTVESAHDESIWAAAWVPATDERPALLMTGSLDETVRLWRPDELAPAGPPSRGHALGVISVAAHPAGTVAASASLDSFIRVFDVDSNASIATLEAPPSEVWNMQFDPKGTVLAVAGGGSASVKLWDTSTWQLIANLAVPRPEGARPDRTGSGKFVLSVAWSPDGKRLACGSMDGTIAVFDVARAKFLHHLEGHSGPVRSLVFSPVDPRVLFTACDDTHVRIYDTDGKSMVGAMSDHVSWVLSVDASPDGAAIVTGSSDKTVRLWDLSMRAAVQTMTNHSAQVWGVAFRPPGGTGVRAVRLASVSDDKSISLYDYS, from the exons ATGAAGCTCGCGGGGCTGAAAACGGTGGAGAGCGCCCACGACGAGTCGATTTGGGCGGCGGCGTGGGTTCCAGCGACGGACGAGCGGCCGGCGCTCCTCATGACTGGATCGCTCGACGAGACGGTCCGGCTCTGGCGGCCCGACGAGCTCGCCCCGGCCGGGCCGCCCTCCCGGGGCCACGCTCTTGGGGTGATCTCCGTCGCCGCCCACCCCGCCGGCACTGTGGCCGCCTCCGCCTCCCTCGACAGCTTCATACGGGTGTTCGACGTCGACTCCAATGCTTCCATTGCCACCCTCGAGGCCCCTCCCTCCGAGGTCTGGAACATGCAGTTCGACCCCAAG GGTACTGTTTTGGCAGTTGCTGGTGGTGGCAGTGCCTCGGTCAAGCTGTGGGACACTTCAACATGGCAGCTTATTGCCAACCTTGCTGTTCCACGTCCAGAAGGGGCCCGGCCTGATAGGACTGGAAGTGGCAAGTTTGTGCTCTCTGTTGCATGGAGTCCTGATGGCAAACGATTAGCTTGCGGATCTATGGATGGAACGATTGCTGTCTTTGATGTGGCTCGTGCCAAGTTCCTCCACCACCTTGAGGGCCACTCTGGCCCAGTTAGGTCCCTTGTGTTCTCCCCAGTGGATCCCCGTGTGCTTTTCACCGCTTGTGATGATACTCATGTGCGCATATATGACACAGATGGGAAGAGCATGGTTGGAGCTATGTCCGATCATGTGAGCTGGGTACTGAGTGTAGATGCCAGCCCAGATGGTGCGGCCATAGTGACTGGTTCCAGTGATAAGACAGTTCGTCTTTGGGATCTCAGCATGAGAGCTGCAGTGCAAACAATGACCAACCACTCGGCCCAGGTGTGGGGTGTAGCATTCCGGCCACCTGGGGGGACAGGTGTACGTGCAGTGCGGCTTGCAAGTGTATCTGATGACAAGAGCATCTCCTTGTATGATTATTCATAA
- the LOC105040020 gene encoding dihydrolipoyl dehydrogenase 1, mitochondrial, whose product MAMVNLARRRAGELVRPGVLWAPALYRSFAATAAEENDVVVIGGGPGGYVAAIKAAQMGLKTTCIEKRGALGGTCLNVGCIPSKALLHSSHMYHEAKHAFPSHGVKFSQLEIDLPAMMAQKDKAVSGLTRGIEGLFKKNKVNYVKGFGKFVSPSEVSVDMLEGGNTVVKGKNIIIATGSDVKSLPGVTIDEKKIVSSTGALSLSEVPKKLVVIGAGYIGLEMGSVWGRLGSEVTVVEFAPDIVPTMDGEVRKQFQRMLEKQKMKFMLKTKVVGVDTSGDGVKLTVEPAAGGEQSTLEADVVLVSAGRVPFTAGLGLETIGVHADKAGRITVDHHFMTNVKGVYAIGDVIPGPMLAHKAEEDGVACVEFIAGKEGHVDYDKVPGVVYTHPEVASVGKTEEQVKALGVSYRVGKFPFLANSRAKAIDDAEGLVKILAEKESDKILGVHIMAPNAGELIHEAVLALQYGASSEDIARTCHAHPTMSEAVKEAAMATYDKPIHI is encoded by the exons ATGGCGATGGTGAACTTGGCTAGGCGGAGGGCTGGCGAGCTCGTCCGGCCGGGGGTGCTGTGGGCCCCCGCTCTTTACCGGAGTTTCGCGGCGACCGCGGCGGAGGAGAACGACGTGGTGGTCATAGGCGGCGGGCCCGGGGGGTACGTGGCGGCGATCAAGGCCGCACAGATGGGGCTCAAAACCACCTGCATCGAGAAGCGTGGGGCCCTTGGCGGTACCTGCCTCAACGTTGGTTGCATCCCCTCCAAG GCACTTCTTCACTCCTCTCACATGTATCATGAAGCCAAGCATGCATTCCCAAGCCATGGTGTCAAGTTTTCTCAGCTTGAAATTGATCTTCCAGCTATGATGGCACAGAAAGACAAAGCAGTCTCTGGTCTCACCCGAGGAATTGAAGGCCTTTTCAAGAAAAACAAGGTAAACTATGTCAAAGGCTTTGGTAAGTTTGTTTCCCCCTCTGAAGTATCTGTCGACATGCTTGAAGGGGGAAATACTGTTGTTAAGGGCAAGAATATCATAATTGCTACTGGTTCTGATGTCAAATCCCTCCCTGGAGTCACAATTGATGAGAAGAAGATTGTTTCATCCACTGGAGCTCTATCTTTATCAGAAGTCCCGAAGAAACTGGTGGTTATTGGTGCAGGATACATTGGATTGGAGATGGGTTCTGTTTGGGGGCGACTCGGTTCAGAGGTGACTGTTGTTGAGTTTGCACCAGACATTGTCCCAACCATGGATGGAGAAGTTCGGAAGCAATTCCAGCGCATGCTTGAGAAACAGAAAATGAAGTTCATGCTTAAGACAAAGGTTGTTGGTGTTGACACATCTGGAGATGGGGTAAAACTGACCGTCGAACCTGCAGCTGGTGGAGAACAGAGCACACTTGAAGCTGATGTAGTTCTTGTCTCAGCTGGTAGAGTCCCATTCACAGCTGGCCTTGGGCTGGAAACTATTGGTGTCCATGCTGACAAGGCTGGAAGGATCACAGTTGATCACCATTTCATGACAAATGTGAAAGGAGTATATGCTATTGGAGATGTGATTCCCGGACCAATGCTTGCCCACAAGGCAGAAGAGGATGGTGTTGCATGTGTAGAGTTTATTGCAGGTAAGGAGGGCCATGTGGACTATGATAAGGTTCCTGGGGTGGTATATACACATCCTGAGGTGGCATCAGTTGGTAAAACAGAGGAGCAGGTGAAGGCCTTGGGGGTGAGTTATAGGGTGGGCAAGTTCCCATTCCTAGCGAACAGCCGTGCAAAGGCCATTGATGATGCTGAGGGCTTGGTGAAGATACTGGCTGAGAAAGAGTCTGACAAAATACTGGGAGTGCACATAATGGCACCTAATGCGGGGGAGCTTATCCATGAGGCTGTGCTAGCGCTGCAATATGGAGCTTCGAGCGAAGACATAGCTCGAACATGCCATGCACACCCAACTATGAGTGAGGCTGTGAAGGAAGCTGCTATGGCGACATACGACAAACCCATTCACATATAG